In the Bacteroidota bacterium genome, ATGAATTATTTTTTTTATTGGGACTGGCTGCTTTTTTATTGGGCCACATCGGTTATATTTTTACTTTCCGAAAAAGTGTGGATACCTCTAAACCAGTAAAATCGTTACCTGCAATTTATTATGGCTTACCTATTGTTTATGCCGTTGGCCTGCTCATTTTTTTATTGCCAAAATTAGGCGACATGGCAATACCCGTAATTGCATATGCTATTGTAATTTCAATGATGTGCGTTGCTGCAATGTGGCGGTGGAGTAAAACAACCAAATTTAGTTTTATGATGGTTACAACAGGTGCAATCGTATTCGTAATCTCCGATTCACTAATTGCCATAAATAAATTCCATACTGCTTTTAGTACAGCATCCATTTTAATAATGATTACTTATATAAAAGCACAATATTTAATAGTAGTGGGCTTAAAAAAGCATTATTTCGAAACGGCGTAATTAATCCAAGCCGTGTTTCCTGTTGCGAATTACGTTGTCGAGGTTCCAGATAACTTCATGATCAAATGCAGCTTGCCGTACGTTACAATCCGATTTTTTACAAATACGACACATTTGAGGTGGAACACAGGCATCAATATGTACA is a window encoding:
- a CDS encoding lysoplasmalogenase; this encodes MKNRFLIAYVVVALIHLVAILSENRLVADCSKVLLIPMLIGYAFQSFKNHNPVLRLLLIALFFCWAGDTLLIFTEQNELFFLLGLAAFLLGHIGYIFTFRKSVDTSKPVKSLPAIYYGLPIVYAVGLLIFLLPKLGDMAIPVIAYAIVISMMCVAAMWRWSKTTKFSFMMVTTGAIVFVISDSLIAINKFHTAFSTASILIMITYIKAQYLIVVGLKKHYFETA